DNA from Halomonas sp. GFAJ-1:
TACCCATTGAAAGCGCCCGCACCACTAAATCAATATTTTTCGCATCAACGGCTTTGCCGCTGGAAGACGTGTAACTGGCGGCGGGAGCCACAAACGCCACTTTCGGTGTGTGCTGCCGGTTTGATGCTTCCTCAACGCTCTTAATTAACCCCATACGTACGGCACCGTGAGCGCGAATAGTCTCGAACATAGCCAGCGCGTTGGCATCGCTATTAATTGCTTCTTGCAGTTCACAGCCGGTATAGCCAATATCCTGGGCGTTGATAAACACTGTCGGAATACCCGCATTAATCAGCGTTGCCTTTAGAACGCCTACCCCAGGTACTTCTAAGTCGTCGACTAAATTACCCGTTGGGAAAATCGCTCCTTCACCATCAGCGGGATCCATAAAAGCCACGGGGATCTCAGCGGCGGGAAAGGTGACGCCATCTAACTCAAAATCACCGGTTTCCTGTACTTGGCCATTAACAATCGGCACTTGAGACACAATCGTTTTACCGATGTTGACCTGCCAAATACGCACTTCAGCCATCCCATTTTCTGGCACCCTGGCCGGGTCTACCAAACCGTTAGCTATCGCGTATGGCCCAACGGCTGCGGATAAGTTACCGCAGTTGCCGCTCCAATCTACAAAGGGTTTATCAATCGATACTTGACCAAACAGATAATCGACATCGTGATCCGACGACTCACTTTTGGAAAGAATCACGGTCTTACTCGTGCTGGACGTCGCCCCGCCCATGCCATCAACCTGTTTTTCGTAGGGGTCTGGACTGCCGATCACACGCATTAACAGCTTATCTCGGGCTTCACCGGGAACCTGGGCTGCTTCAGGCAAATCGCTCAGCGTGAAAAAAACCCCTTTGCTGGTACCACCACGCATATAGGTGGCAGGAATACTGATTTGTGCAGCATGAGACATAAATAACACTCCCTAACCTTTTTCAATGATTATTCTTAATGACTGCGCTCAATAACCATACTCAATAACAATATGCCGAAAAAAGAGCCCGGCGCTTAGCGTCGGGCTCTTTGGGTGCTCGCCTTGGCGCTAAAGGTTAACGCCTGCTTGGCTACGCCGTGGTGGATTCAAGAAAATCCTGGGCGAAACGCTGCAATACCCCACCGGCAGAGTAGATCGTGACCTCTTCGGCAGTATCAATGCGGCAGATCACCGGCACACGCTCAGTCGTACCACTCTGACGATGAATCACCAATGTTAGCTTGGCACGTGGCTGCGGCTGGCCTTCTACGTCGAAGACTTCCGTACCGTCCAGCGCTAGGGTTTTCCGTGTGGTGCCCTCTTCAAACTGCAGCGGCATCACCCCCATACCAATTAGGTTGGTACGGTGAATACGCTCAAACCCTTCAGCCACAATGGCTTCAACACCCGCCAGCGCAACGCCTTTCGCCGCCCAGTCACGGGAGGAGCCTTGACCATAATCAGCGCCGGCAATGATGATTAGCGGCTGCTTACGCGCCATGTAGGTTTCAATTGCTTCCCACATACGCGTTACAGTGCCTTCCGGCTCAACACGCGCCAACGACCCCTGCACAACATTGCCCTGCTCGTCATGCACCATTTCATTAAACAGCTTGGGGTTCGCCAAGGTCGCCCTCTGGGCGGTTAAATGGTCGCCGCGATGGGTCGCGTAGGAGTTAAAGTCCTCCTCTGGCAGGCCCATTTTGTGCAGATACTCGCCTGCCGCACTGTCCATCATAATTGCGTTAGAAGGCGACAAATGATCCGTGGTGATGTTGTCAGGCAAAATCGCCAGTGGGCGCATGCCTTTCAAGTCACGCTCGGCAGCCATATTGCCTTCCCAGTAGGGTGGGCGACGAATATAGGTGCTCTGAGGCCGCCAGTCGTATAACGGGCTTACCTGGTTACGGGCGCTCTTATCGAGATCAAACATCGGAATATAGGTTTGACGGAACTGCTCCGGTTTCACCGAGGCTTTAACGATGGCATCGATTTCACTATCGTCGGGCCAGATATCTTTCAGCGTGACAGGATTGCCATCTTGGTCGGTACCCAGCACGTCTTTCTCGATATCAAAACGGATAGTCCCCGCAATCGCATAGGCCACCACAAGTGGCGGTGAAGCCAAAAATGCCTGTTTGGCATAGGGGTGAATGCGCCCGTCAAAGTTACGGTTACCGGAAAGTACCGCCGTAGCATAAAGATCCCGGTCGATAATCTCTTCCTGAATCGTCGGATCTAAAGCGCCAGACATACCGTTACAGGTCGTACAAGCGTAACCCACCACACCAAAGCCAAGGTTTTCCAGCTCATCCATCAGTTTGGCTTCTTCAAGATACATCTTGACGGTTTTCGAACCCGGCGCTAGCGACGACTTCACCCACGGCTTGCGGGTTAACCCTAAGCGGTTGGCATTGCGGGCGATTAAGCCTGCTGCCACCATGTTCCGTGGGTTAGAGGTATTCGTGCAGCTGGTAATAGCAGCAATAATGACCGCGCCATCGGGCATTTTACCCGCCTGCTCGTCGGCCCGTGCTTTATCCAGGTCGATCGCAATACCGCGCTGGGCAAGTTCCGAGGTGGGCAAGTGCGCGTGAGGGTTTGAAGGCCCTGCCAAGGTACGGGTAACGCTTGAAAGGTCAAAGCGCAGTATCCGACCGTACTCGGCCGTTTTGAGGCTATCTGCCCACAGCCCGGTGTGCCTGGCATAGGCCTCGACAAGCGCTACCTGCTCATCTTCACGCCCTGTAAGCTTGAGGTACTCAATGGTTTGATTGTCGATGTAAAACATCGCCGCCGTAGCACCGTACTCTGGCGTCATGTTGGAGATGGTCGCGCGGTCACCTACGGTCAGCGCATCGGCGCCCTCGCCATAAAACTCCAGGTACGCCCCCACAACGCGCTCTTTGCGCAGGAATTCGGTAATCGCAAGCACCATATCGGTGCTGGTAATACCCGGCTGCAGTTTGCCAGAGAGCTCCACACCGACGATATCCGGTAGGCGCATCATTGAGGCACGCCCCAGCATGACGCTTTCCGCTTCAAGGCCACCAACGCCAACGGAAATCACACCTAACGCATCGACCATAGGCGTGTGGCTATCGGTGCCTACGCAGGTATCTGGGTAAGCAATACGCATGCCCTTTTCATCGGGGCGGCACTGCACTACCGGCGACATTTTCTCCAGATTGATCTGGTGCATAATGCCGTTGCCCGGAGGAATCACATCGACGTTCTCAAAAGCCACTTTGGTCCAGTTAATGAAATGGAAGCGGTCGTCGTTACGGCGATCTTCTACTTGGCGATTTTTGTCGAAGGCATCTTTTTCAAAACCAGCGTGCTCAACAGCCAGTGAGTGGTCAACGATCAGCTGCGTGGGCACTACTGGGTTAACTTTAGCGGGGTCGCCGCCTTTTTCAGCGATAGCATCGCGCAGGCCAGCAAGATCAACCAATGCAGTTTGGCCAAGAATGTCGTGACACACTACCCGCGCCGGATACCAAGGGAAATCCAGATCCTGTTTACGCTCTATAAGCTGCTTCAGCGCATCGGTGAGCAGCGCTGGGTCACAGCGGCGCACCAGCTGCTCGGCCAACACCCTGGAAGTATAGGGCAGCGCTGCGTAGGCACCAGGCTTGATGTCTTCAACGGCTTGGCGCGCATCGAAGAAATCTACCGGAGCACCTTCTGCCGTCACGCTCGGCAGAGGCTTGCGATAATTCGTGTTCATAGCGTCTCTCACTTAGTCACGGCCCGCTAACGTTAGTCACGCGCGTCGATAGGTACCCACTCGCTCTTCTCAGGGCCAGTGTAGTCGGCGCTGGGGCGAATAATGCGGTTGTTAGCACGCTGCTCGAACACGTGCGCCGCCCAACCTGTTAGACGAGACATCACGAAAATCGGCGTAAACAGTTTGGTTGGAATATCCATGAAGTGGTAAGCACTGGCGTGGAAGAAGTCCGCGTTACAGAAAAGCTTCTTCTCACGCCACATGACTTCTTCACAGCGCACAGAAACGGGGTACAACACGCTGTCACCTACGTCGTCCGCGAGCTTCTTCGACCACTCTTTGATGATTTCATTACGTGGGTCAGACTCGCGATAAATCGCATGGCCAAAGCCCATGATTTTCTCTTTGCGCTCAAGCATTCCGAGCATTTCACGCTCAGCTTCTTCCGGCGACGCCCAGTTCTCGATCATCGCCATGGCCGCTTCATTGGCACCGCCGTGTAGCGGGCCGCGCAGCGAACCAATCGCGCCAGTCACGCAGGAGTGCATGTCCGAAAGCGTGGATGCGCAGACCCGTGCGGTAAAGGTTGATGCGTTAAATTCGTGCTCTGCATAAAGGATCAGCGAGACATTCATAACCCGCGCATGCAGCTCAGAAGCAGGTTCACCGCGCAGCATATGCAGGAAGTGACCGCCTACCGAGGCATCGTCGGTTTCAGTCTCAATGCGCACGCCATCGTGACTAAAGCGATACCAGTAACAAATAATAGAAGGCAGCACCGCCAGCAAACGATCAGAGACATCCTGCTGCTGGTCAAAGCTCTCTTCTGTTTCCAGATTACCCAGCATGGAAGCGCCGGTGCGCATTACATCCATTGGGTGGGCATCTTTAGGAATTTGCTCTAGCACGGTTTTTAGCGCTTCTGGCAAGCCACGCAGGCTTTTCAGCTTAGTAATATAGTCATCCAACTCCGCCTGATTAGGCAGCTTGCCTTTCAAGAGCAGGTAAGCCACTTCTTCAAATTTCGCCTTCTCCGCCAGCTCTTTGATGTCAAAACCACGGTAGGTTAATCCAGAACCTGTTTTACCCACCGTACACAGCGCGGTACTACCGGCACTTTGACCACGCAGCCCTGCACTGTTTTGAGGTTTATCAGCCATGTCGTGTCTCCTGTTAACTCTTTTATATGTTTTAAATTTGAATAGGTGCGTTAACGACTATTACGCATCTTTTTGCTCGGCGAATAACGCGTCGAGCTTCTGTTCGAAATCGTGGTAATTCAAAAAGTCGTACAGCTCATCGCGGGTCTGCATAATGTCGACCACCTCTTTTTGGTGACCGTTATCCAGAATGCTCTGGTAAACCTGCAGAGCGGCAGCATTCATCGCGCGGAAGGCGGAAAGCGGATAGAGCACCATGCGGCAGCCAACGTCGCCTAACTCCTGCTGAGAGAATAGCGGCGTCGCGCCAAATTCAGTGATGTTGGCCAGGATTGGCGCATTCACGCGCGAACAGAACGCACGATAATCATCCAGGGTGTGCACGGCTTCGGCGAAGATGGCGTCTGCCCCTGCTTCCACGCAGGCATTAGCACGCTCGATAGCAGCGTCTAAGCCCTCTTTCTGAAACGCATCGGTACGGGCAATCAGATAAAAATCGGGGTCTAACTTGGCATCAGCGGCGGCCTTGATGCGGTCAACCATTTCCTGTTGGGACACAATAGCTTTATTGGGGCGGTGGCCGCAGCGCTTTTGAGCTACTTGATCTTCCAGGTGAACGGCAGCCACGCCTGCGCGCTGCATCTCTTTAACGGTACGCGAAATATTAAAAGCGCCGCCCCAACCGGTGTCGATATCCACCAGCAGCGGAAGGTCCGTAGCACCGCAAATACGATGTGCATCTTCCACCACGTCGTTCATGCTGGTCATACCCAAATCAGGTAAGCCAAAAGAAGCGTTAGCCACACCACCGCCCGACAGATAAATCGCTTGATGCCCCACCCGCTCGGCCATCATCGCGGTATACGCGTTAATCGTGCCTAAAATCGGTAATGGACGGTTTGCTTCAAGCGCAGCACGAAAGCGAGCACCGGGTGACAGAGTAGAACCAGAGAGAGTGTGAGACATGGGCGTTGTTTCCTTTAGCATTCGACCCCAGAGGCTTAGCTAGCCTGCGCGTCGTTGGTTTTTATCAAGACAGTGATCAAGACTGCTGGTCAAGAATGGCGGCGTAGCGGTCAGCAACATTTGCGCGTGAAGCGCTGACATGGCGACGCATGAGCAGCTCGGCAAGCTCGGCATCCCCTGCTTCAATGGCATCCACAATACGGTGGTGCTCCACAAAGGCGCGCTGAGGACGCGTGCCGCTTGCACTAAATTGAGTACGGTAAAGACGAACCAAATAGTAGAGATCATCACAGAGCAGGTTCATCAGCATCTTATTGTGGCTGCCCTGAACGATGCAGTAATGGAAATCAAGGTCGCCTTCACGCTGGTAGTAAGCCTCGCCTCGCTTGAGATCGGCCTGGCCTTCATGGAGGGCTAATACTTCGCGCAGCCCCTTTATCTCTTCGGCAGACATATGCTCAGCGGCCAAGCGTGCCGCCATGCTTTCTAACGCTTCACGCACGTCAAACAGCTCTAAAAGCTCTTTCATGGAAAGCTTAACAACCCGCGCACCTACATGGGGCACGCGTTCGATTAGGCGGTGCGCTTCTAAGCGGCGCATGGCTTCACGCAACGGCCCACGTGAAATGCCGTACGTTTTAGACAGCCCCGGCTCGGTGATTTTGCTTCCCGGCGCCAGCTCACCACGCACAATAGCGTCTTGTAGCTGATGGAAAACCCTCTCAGCCAAGGTGCGCACTTCCGGCGACACCTGTTCAGCGGGTTTATCAGCAAGCTGATGTGAAGGAGAAACGAATAGGGTCATGTGTAATTGTCGACAATTAGTGAATAGGGGAACTTTAGCTCGTCATTTTTGTGCCGTCAACCAGGCAAAATGCCCGACGTTATTCGTCTTTCGTTGCAAACAACAAGTAAAATAAACTTAAGCTGTCAACAATCATACAGTAATCCTAATGCCTTTAAATGAAAGCGTGAGAAAGGCGTCGACGCATTTAACTGGTGTGCATGATTAACGACCCCTAAAATATGTCGCCCTTGTACCGGCCTGGCATTTGCATCATGACAACGGCGTTAACCATCAAAGCCCTGCCTTATTCACCTGACCCACTGGCGCTGTTTGCTCGTTTGCGAAAGCGCCCCGGCGCAGTGCTGCTCGATAGCGGCCGTCCGGTAGCCACCGGGCGTTATGACATACTGAGCAGCGACCCGCTGGCAACGCTTGAAATTACGCCAAGCGGCCATTCGATGTTCAACTCTACCCAGCTCCAGCTGCCCGCTACGTTTAACGACATGAATAGCAATACGGCAGGCTGCACCACCGCCCTGCAAGAGTGGATGCTAGCGCAGCTGCCCGGCACCCATGAAGAGAGCGAGCTGCCCTTCCTAGGCGGACTGATAGGCTACTGGAGCTACGATTTAGGCCGTAATAATCTAGCCACCCCTAGCCAGCATGCCAGTGCCACTGCGCTACCGTTGGCACGTCTTGGCCTATACGACTGGTGCATAACCATTGATCATGAGCGCCAACAAACATGGTTGGTAGCCCCCCCATTACGGCAACAGCAGGTCACCGAATGGCTCACACACCCCCTTGTAGAGGATGACGAACACTTTTATTTAACCAGCCCTTTTCGAGCAGAGCTCAGCCAAGCTGATTACACCGAACGCTTTCATGCCGTTCAGCGCTATATACGCGCAGGGGATTGCTATCAAATCAACTTGGCCCAGCGCTTTTCAGCCAGCTACCAAGGGGATGAGTGGCAGGCTTACCAGCGGCTGAGGAAGGCGACGCCTACACCCTTCTCGGGATTTATGGCGTGGAAAAACCAAGCGGTGCTGTCTCTCTCGCCAGAGCGCTTTATTCAGTGTAGAGACGGCCTGGTAGAAACTCGCCCGATTAAAGGCACGCGCCCCAGAGGCAGTACGCAAGAGGAAGACCGTGCGCTGGCTGAAGAGCTCCTCAGCAGCAGCAAAGACCGCGCCGAAAACGTCATGATTGTGGATTTATTGCGCAATGACTTAGGCCGCGTGTGCACCCCTGGCACTATCCGCGTACCGCAACTCTGCCAGCTAGAGAGCTACCCTAACGTGCACCACCTGGTCAGCGTGGTGCAGGGCCAGCTTGCCGAAAATCACTCGCCTTTATCACTACTTACGGCGGCGTCTCCAGGCGGCTCGATTACCGGCGCTCCTAAAATACGTGCCATGCAGATTATCGACGAGCTTGAACCCTGCCAGCGCAGTGTCTATTGCGGCAGCTTAGGTTATTTAGACACCCGGGGCAGCATGGATACCTCTATTGCGATACGCACAATGGTGGCAGACGCCGGTACGCTACACGTATGGGCCGGCGGCGGCCTCGTGGCCGACTCGAAAGCCAAGGAGGAGTACGCAGAAACGCTGGATAAAATTCGTCACCTGATAGGCGCTTTGGAATAAAAAACCAGCCACTTAAATCAAAAAGAAATATAAAAGCCTAACCAAACGGTATTGGGGAGAAAGGCCCACCCTTTGTTAGTCTAGCGCTAACAGCAGAGGTTTAATGGCACGTTTTTACAGACCATTTATTAAAGGGAGGCTGCATGTCCTCGGTACTTGACGACATTAACCGCGATTTTGCCAATAACCCTCAGGGCCTAATTGAGTGGGCTTTTAGCCAAGGCAGTCGCCCCATTTGCACCACCAATTTTCGTCCGTTCGAAGCGGTCATTTTGCACATGGTGACCCAGGTGCGCCCCGACACCCCAATTGTGTGGATGGACAGCGGCTACAACACCGATGCCACCTATCAATTTGCCGATGCATTAATCCAGCGCCTTAGCCTGAATATGGTGAGCTTTTTACCGACACGTACCCGCGCGCACCGGGAAGCGTTAGAAGGGCCAATGCCCGGCATTGACGACCCGCGCCATGCAGGCTTCACCCAAGAAGTGAAGATTGAGCCGTTTGAGCGCGCACTGAGAGAAATGCAGCCTGATGTGTGGTTCACCGCGCTACGGGCCGAAGACACCCCTGAGCGCGCTAAAATGCAGGTCGCTAGTCGCAACAGCGATGGCCTATTAAAAGTCGCTCCACTGCTTCAGTGGACTGCGAAAGATATGTATGAATACTTACAAGCCCATGATCTACCAAACAATTTCGACTATTTCGACCCCACTAAGGTGGAAGAGAAACGGGAATGTGGGCTGCATCTACAGCATTAACGTTAAAGTACGTCTGCAAGAGTAGAGAGCGAAAAAAATGCGTGCGCCCAGGCTTTTAGCCTGGGCGCACTTGCTTCACTAGGCCTAATGCTCTGGAAGCTCGACACCTTCAAACAGCGCCTGCTCATAGCGGGGGCCAGCCAGTAGCGCCTCATCGACTCGCTCGCGGGTTAAGTGCGGTGCAAACCGCGCCAAAAAGTCATACATATAGCCGCGCATAAAGGTGCCACGACGTATGCCAATTTTAGTGGTTGAACTAGCAAATAGATGGCTGGCATCCAGGGCTACTAGGTCACTATCCAACGCCGAGTCAACCGCCATATGGGCGACAATACCCACTCCCATACCCAGGCGCACATAGGTTTTTATAACATCCGCATCTGCTGCGGTAAGCACCACGTTAGGCGTTAAGCCCTTCGCTTTAAAGGCGTCATCCAGCTGCGAACGGCCGGTAAAACCAAAGACATAAGTGACCAGCGGATGCTCGGCCAAGGCTTCCAAAGTAAGCGGCCCTTTGAGCAAGGCAAGAGGGTGCTCTTTTGGCACCAGCACACAGCGATTCCAACGGTAGCAAGGTAGCAGCACCAAATCGGTAAAAAGCTCCAGCGACTCTGTCGCTATGGCAAAATCCGCTAAGCCTTCGCTCACCATCTGGGCAATTTGTTTAGGCGTACCCTGCTGCATGTGTAGCGCAACTTCCGGGTACTTTTGGGTAAATTCGCTAATAATGGGCGGCAGTGCGTAACGCGCTTGGGTATGCGTTGTAGCAATGGCTAAACTGCCACGGCGCTCGTCGCTATGCTCTTGTGCTACCTGCTTAATATTTTCACTTAGCTTAAGCACTTGCCCAGCAAGCTCAATAATCGACTGCCCAGCAGGCGTGACGCGGGTTAAGTGTTTACCG
Protein-coding regions in this window:
- a CDS encoding putative methylaconitate Delta-isomerase PrpF, with product MSHAAQISIPATYMRGGTSKGVFFTLSDLPEAAQVPGEARDKLLMRVIGSPDPYEKQVDGMGGATSSTSKTVILSKSESSDHDVDYLFGQVSIDKPFVDWSGNCGNLSAAVGPYAIANGLVDPARVPENGMAEVRIWQVNIGKTIVSQVPIVNGQVQETGDFELDGVTFPAAEIPVAFMDPADGEGAIFPTGNLVDDLEVPGVGVLKATLINAGIPTVFINAQDIGYTGCELQEAINSDANALAMFETIRAHGAVRMGLIKSVEEASNRQHTPKVAFVAPAASYTSSSGKAVDAKNIDLVVRALSMGKLHHAMMGTAAVAIGAAAAIQGTLVNLAAGGTEREAVTFGHPSGSLRVGAKASFVEGRWQIDQAVMSRSARVLMEGKVRIPGDTF
- a CDS encoding Fe/S-dependent 2-methylisocitrate dehydratase AcnD, which codes for MNTNYRKPLPSVTAEGAPVDFFDARQAVEDIKPGAYAALPYTSRVLAEQLVRRCDPALLTDALKQLIERKQDLDFPWYPARVVCHDILGQTALVDLAGLRDAIAEKGGDPAKVNPVVPTQLIVDHSLAVEHAGFEKDAFDKNRQVEDRRNDDRFHFINWTKVAFENVDVIPPGNGIMHQINLEKMSPVVQCRPDEKGMRIAYPDTCVGTDSHTPMVDALGVISVGVGGLEAESVMLGRASMMRLPDIVGVELSGKLQPGITSTDMVLAITEFLRKERVVGAYLEFYGEGADALTVGDRATISNMTPEYGATAAMFYIDNQTIEYLKLTGREDEQVALVEAYARHTGLWADSLKTAEYGRILRFDLSSVTRTLAGPSNPHAHLPTSELAQRGIAIDLDKARADEQAGKMPDGAVIIAAITSCTNTSNPRNMVAAGLIARNANRLGLTRKPWVKSSLAPGSKTVKMYLEEAKLMDELENLGFGVVGYACTTCNGMSGALDPTIQEEIIDRDLYATAVLSGNRNFDGRIHPYAKQAFLASPPLVVAYAIAGTIRFDIEKDVLGTDQDGNPVTLKDIWPDDSEIDAIVKASVKPEQFRQTYIPMFDLDKSARNQVSPLYDWRPQSTYIRRPPYWEGNMAAERDLKGMRPLAILPDNITTDHLSPSNAIMMDSAAGEYLHKMGLPEEDFNSYATHRGDHLTAQRATLANPKLFNEMVHDEQGNVVQGSLARVEPEGTVTRMWEAIETYMARKQPLIIIAGADYGQGSSRDWAAKGVALAGVEAIVAEGFERIHRTNLIGMGVMPLQFEEGTTRKTLALDGTEVFDVEGQPQPRAKLTLVIHRQSGTTERVPVICRIDTAEEVTIYSAGGVLQRFAQDFLESTTA
- a CDS encoding phosphoadenylylsulfate reductase codes for the protein MSSVLDDINRDFANNPQGLIEWAFSQGSRPICTTNFRPFEAVILHMVTQVRPDTPIVWMDSGYNTDATYQFADALIQRLSLNMVSFLPTRTRAHREALEGPMPGIDDPRHAGFTQEVKIEPFERALREMQPDVWFTALRAEDTPERAKMQVASRNSDGLLKVAPLLQWTAKDMYEYLQAHDLPNNFDYFDPTKVEEKRECGLHLQH
- a CDS encoding methylisocitrate lyase; protein product: MSHTLSGSTLSPGARFRAALEANRPLPILGTINAYTAMMAERVGHQAIYLSGGGVANASFGLPDLGMTSMNDVVEDAHRICGATDLPLLVDIDTGWGGAFNISRTVKEMQRAGVAAVHLEDQVAQKRCGHRPNKAIVSQQEMVDRIKAAADAKLDPDFYLIARTDAFQKEGLDAAIERANACVEAGADAIFAEAVHTLDDYRAFCSRVNAPILANITEFGATPLFSQQELGDVGCRMVLYPLSAFRAMNAAALQVYQSILDNGHQKEVVDIMQTRDELYDFLNYHDFEQKLDALFAEQKDA
- a CDS encoding GntR family transcriptional regulator, encoding MTLFVSPSHQLADKPAEQVSPEVRTLAERVFHQLQDAIVRGELAPGSKITEPGLSKTYGISRGPLREAMRRLEAHRLIERVPHVGARVVKLSMKELLELFDVREALESMAARLAAEHMSAEEIKGLREVLALHEGQADLKRGEAYYQREGDLDFHYCIVQGSHNKMLMNLLCDDLYYLVRLYRTQFSASGTRPQRAFVEHHRIVDAIEAGDAELAELLMRRHVSASRANVADRYAAILDQQS
- a CDS encoding transcriptional regulator CysB yields the protein MKLQQLRYIWEVNRHNLNVSATAQSLFTSQPGISKQIRLLEDELGVEIFARSGKHLTRVTPAGQSIIELAGQVLKLSENIKQVAQEHSDERRGSLAIATTHTQARYALPPIISEFTQKYPEVALHMQQGTPKQIAQMVSEGLADFAIATESLELFTDLVLLPCYRWNRCVLVPKEHPLALLKGPLTLEALAEHPLVTYVFGFTGRSQLDDAFKAKGLTPNVVLTAADADVIKTYVRLGMGVGIVAHMAVDSALDSDLVALDASHLFASSTTKIGIRRGTFMRGYMYDFLARFAPHLTRERVDEALLAGPRYEQALFEGVELPEH
- a CDS encoding 2-methylcitrate synthase; protein product: MADKPQNSAGLRGQSAGSTALCTVGKTGSGLTYRGFDIKELAEKAKFEEVAYLLLKGKLPNQAELDDYITKLKSLRGLPEALKTVLEQIPKDAHPMDVMRTGASMLGNLETEESFDQQQDVSDRLLAVLPSIICYWYRFSHDGVRIETETDDASVGGHFLHMLRGEPASELHARVMNVSLILYAEHEFNASTFTARVCASTLSDMHSCVTGAIGSLRGPLHGGANEAAMAMIENWASPEEAEREMLGMLERKEKIMGFGHAIYRESDPRNEIIKEWSKKLADDVGDSVLYPVSVRCEEVMWREKKLFCNADFFHASAYHFMDIPTKLFTPIFVMSRLTGWAAHVFEQRANNRIIRPSADYTGPEKSEWVPIDARD
- a CDS encoding aminodeoxychorismate synthase, component I, with translation MTTALTIKALPYSPDPLALFARLRKRPGAVLLDSGRPVATGRYDILSSDPLATLEITPSGHSMFNSTQLQLPATFNDMNSNTAGCTTALQEWMLAQLPGTHEESELPFLGGLIGYWSYDLGRNNLATPSQHASATALPLARLGLYDWCITIDHERQQTWLVAPPLRQQQVTEWLTHPLVEDDEHFYLTSPFRAELSQADYTERFHAVQRYIRAGDCYQINLAQRFSASYQGDEWQAYQRLRKATPTPFSGFMAWKNQAVLSLSPERFIQCRDGLVETRPIKGTRPRGSTQEEDRALAEELLSSSKDRAENVMIVDLLRNDLGRVCTPGTIRVPQLCQLESYPNVHHLVSVVQGQLAENHSPLSLLTAASPGGSITGAPKIRAMQIIDELEPCQRSVYCGSLGYLDTRGSMDTSIAIRTMVADAGTLHVWAGGGLVADSKAKEEYAETLDKIRHLIGALE